A region from the Acinonyx jubatus isolate Ajub_Pintada_27869175 chromosome C2, VMU_Ajub_asm_v1.0, whole genome shotgun sequence genome encodes:
- the CSNKA2IP gene encoding casein kinase II subunit alpha'-interacting protein, translated as MEPLAYYDQQFVPLEHSYQPATTNSLTHQYTGEKLNQPNKLPVVRVQSHSNHLAAPPVNSKKLVQSCSVLPSAKSQDTISPGFYNKAPKAPLSQSKRQDTPALDPHQRTSLRPNQRALSSPLIHHKSQATPSLDLNKTSSSLESSQTNLSSRLPLPKPQTTSSRDFCWTSPSQKSNQRVSSSSLFPPKHQETPSLDVLWKSSSLGPNQRVLGTALPQSKPQKTSSLDGLWTSLLERNQRSLSSPSLNSTSQIHDLLQSSCSLESNQMALSSPLSDSKPQTTAALSSNSIVLSLPLSHSKPRKSPLAHSVHQTKSLPLFPPKSQTVLTLNRDFRTLSSPVCHSKFQNTSSPNDKYRATDLSSPQYKPNVSGQSLSSSKHFIRSIAASTLGSRFQNKGSFDLCAKTASNKEISWNLDYIHPCIVKGGSVPDDVVNKIVNSLSKTRIQRDLCRQILFRRMRGRPNPHPGPRLSSNYIVCLACASCIKSQCNHLTGRKDPHGATLFVIPTPELSSERGIEVKLVFLLSIPKTSPSSGLPSSVKENQPDEIPEDNFEGMEKIQILSTSELDITQELNRKNNGLTAASEDRVVSQQPQAIDWLLYVKKSNNFEPQSLPTSSSSSTSSSSSSSSFSSSSSSTVPSLPPPSKESTTSTLSGCVFTKVLSYHRLPPGVSWLEFVCSKNHQPLTGKPQQNQSPSPRTRPMRNSTTVKGPKGPKMLFKFFQTKFQNERNID; from the coding sequence ATGGAGCCATTGGCATATTATGATCAACAATTTGTGCCATTAGAACACTCTTACCAACCGGCCACAACCAATTCATTGACACATCAATACACAGGTGAAAAACTAAATCAACCCAATAAGCTGCCTGTAGTCAGAGTGCAATCCCATAGTAATCACCTTGCAGCACCTCCAGTTAACTCTAAGAAGTTGGTGCAGAGCTGCTCAGTATTGCCCTCTGCCAAGTCTCAGGACACAATTTCACCGGGTTTCTATAACAAGGCTCCAAAAGCACCATTATCCCAATCCAAACGTCAGGACACACCTGCACTAGACCCCCACCAGAGAACTTCACTGCGGCCTAATCAGAGAGCCTTGAGCTCACCTTTGATCCACCATAAATCCCAGGCAACACCTTCACTTGATCTTAATAAGACATCTTCATCACTGGAGTCCAGTCAAACAAACTTGAGCTCACGAttacccctccccaaacctcaGACTACATCTTCCCGAGACTTTTGCTGGACATCACCTTCACAGAAGTCTAATCAAAGAGTCTCAAGTTCATCATTATTTCCCCCCAAACATCAAGAAACACCTTCCCTAGATGTCCTCTGGAAATCATCTTCTTTGGGACCCAATCAAAGAGTGCTTGGCACAGCATTACCACAGTCCAAGCCTCAGAAAACATCTTCATTGGATGGCCTTTGGACATCTTTATTAGAGCGCAATCAAAGATCTTTGAGCTCACCATCACTCAACTCTACATCTCAAATACATGACTTGCTTCAGTCATCATGTTCATTGGAATCCAATCAAATGGCTCTGAGCTCACCATTATCTGACTCCAAACCTCAGACAACAGCTGCACTGAGCTCTAATTCCATTGTTCTGAGCTTACCATTGTCCCATTCAAAACCAAGGAAATCACCTTTAGCACATTCTGTCCACCAGACTAAGAGTTTGCCATTGTTCCCACCTAAATCTCAGACAGTGCTTACACTTAATCGGGACTTCAGGACCCTCAGCTCACCGGTTTGTCACTCCAAGTTTCAGAATACCTCTTCACCAAATGACAAATACAGGGCCACAGATTTATCTTCACCCCAGTATAAACCAAATGTCTCAGGTCAATCATTATCAAGCTCTAAACACTTTATCAGGAGCATAGCTGCTTCAACATTGGGCTCCAGATTCCAGAATAAAGGCAGCTTTGATCTTTGTGCAAAGACAGcatcaaataaagaaatatcatGGAATTTAGATTATATTCATCCCTGCATTGTTAAAGGTGGAAGTGTCCCTGATGATGttgtaaataaaattgtcaaTTCCCTCTCCAAGACCAGAATCCAGAGGGATCTCTGTAGGCAGATTCTCTTTCGAAGAATGAGGGGAAGGCCAAATCCTCATCCTGGTCCCCGACTTTCATCAAATTATATAGTATGTTTAGCTTGTGCTTCCTGCATAAAATCTCAATGTAACCATCTTACGGGAAGGAAAGATCCTCATGGCGCAACGCTATTTGTCATCCCAACACCTGAGCTCAGTTCTGAGAGGGGAATAGAAGTGAAATTAGTTTTTCTCCTCTCCATACCAAAGACTTCTCCCTCATCTGGTCTTCCATCCTCGGTGAAAGAAAATCAGCCTGATGAAATCCCTGAAGACAACtttgaaggaatggaaaagataCAAATTCTCTCTACATCTGAACTTGATATCACCCAGGAGCTAAATAGGAAGAACAATGGGCTGACAGCAGCCTCTGAAGACAGAGTTGTAAGCCAACAACCCCAGGCTATTGACTGGCTACTTTATGTGAAGAAAAGTAATAATTTTGAGCCGCAGTCCCTGCCTACATCCTCTTCATCCTctacatcctcctcctcctcttcatcatctttctcctcctcttcttcttcaacTGTGCCCTCTTTACCCCCTCCTTCCAAAGAGTCTACCACATCTACTCTCTCAGGTTGTGTGTTCACTAAGGTGCTTAGTTACCACCGATTGCCTCCAGGGGTCTCCTGGCTTGAGTTTGTATGTAGTAAAAATCATCAGCCACTTACTGGGAAACCACAGCAAAACCAATCACCATCTCCCAGAACAAGGCCTATGAGGAATAGCACTACAGTAAAAGGGCCAAAGGGACCAAAGATGCTGTTCAAATTTTTTCAGACAAAGtttcaaaatgagagaaatattgattaa